From a single Brassica oleracea var. oleracea cultivar TO1000 chromosome C5, BOL, whole genome shotgun sequence genomic region:
- the LOC106343226 gene encoding early nodulin-like protein 3, with product MVRDLKNMTLRGFGLVCLFTIVSKAYAREFAVGGAKGWTVPSGSQVYSQWAEQSRFQIGDSLLFVYQPNQDSVLQVTRDAYDSCNTDAPTAKFADGKTSFALTHSGPYYFISGNKDNCKKNEKLVVIVMADRNGNTTTSSPPLPSPAPAPSSLPPSPALAPSAEPPPSPPPMTGPFETPAPTPTPTHETPNSAASPSSSFVAALLVAAFASTLFLH from the exons ATGGTTCGAGACCTAAAGAACATGACGCTTCGTGGATTCGGTCTTGTGTGTCTGTTCACGATCGTTAGCAAAGCCTACGCTAGAGAGTTTGCGGTTGGTGGTGCAAAAGGTTGGACCGTCCCTTCAGGTTCTCAAGTTTACAGTCAATGGGCAGAGCAAAGCAGATTCCAAATCGGCGACTCTCTGC TGTTCGTTTACCAACCAAACCAAGACTCAGTTCTCCAAGTCACAAGAGACGCCTACGACAGCTGCAACACGGATGCACCAACCGCTAAGTTTGCTGATGGCAAAACTTCCTTCGCATTAACACACTCTGGACCATACTATTTCATCAGTGGAAACAAAGACAACTGCAAAAAAAACGAGAAGCTTGTGGTCATCGTCATGGCTGACAGAAACGGCAACACCACCACATCATCACCACCACTGCCTTCTCCAGCTCCTGCTCCCTCATCATTACCGCCTTCTCCAGCGTTGGCTCCCTCGGCAGAGCCCCCTCCTTCTCCACCGCCAATGACAGGACCCTTTGAGACACCAGCACCTACGCCTACTCCAACTCACGAAACTCCAAATAGTGCAGCTTCCCCATCTTCTTCCTTTGTGGCTGCTCTTCTTGTAGCTGCCTTTGCTTCCACTCTATTCCTACACTAA
- the LOC106294335 gene encoding uncharacterized protein LOC106294335 — protein sequence MENSALSNVVRRTVISNQQRTIQEGLEESSWDMYVETEDGISHYEDSSMISDAASPIIYVEEDTASSPSNRTKGCSEMENNTTEIKIMNNSKTEEKGLNKKGIMNEEYCVELKKRGLCLVPLSMLYTYIG from the exons ATGGAAAACTCAGCACTAAGCAATGTCGTGAGGCGAACAGTAATCTCTAATCAACAGAGAACAATACAAGAGGGTCTAGAAGAGAGTAGTTGGGATATGTACGTTGAAACCGAAGATGGTATCAGCCATTATGAAGATTCTTCCATGATCTCAGATGCTGCGTCTCCTATAATCTATGTCGAAGAAGACACGGCTTCATCTCCGTCTAACAGAACCAAG GGTTGCAGTGAAATGGAGAACAATACGACAGAAATAAAAATCATGAACAATTCTAAAACTGAG GAGAAAGGATTGAATAAGAAAGGGATAATGAATGAAGAATATTGCGTAGAATTGAAGAAGAGAGGACTTTGTTTAGTGCCTTTGTCGATGTTGTACACCTACATTGGTTGA
- the LOC106293782 gene encoding serine/threonine-protein kinase CDL1 codes for MKTCLFCCMSERRFTRRSSSRQSIKEFDNISFKTDSSRRRYIYDEITKLGRRNISAQIFTFKDLCVATKNFDPENQLGEGGFGRVYKGYIETNDKVVAVKQLDRNGYQGNREFLVEVMMLGLLHHQNLVNLVGYCADGDQRILVYEYMQNGSLEDHLLELVRNKKKPLDWDTRMKVAAGAARGLEYLHETADPPVIYRDFKASNILLDEEFNPKLSDFGLAKVGPTGGETHVSTRVMGTYGYCAPEYALTGQLTVKSDVYSFGVVFLEMITGRRVIDPTKPTQEENLVTWASPLFRDRRKFTLMADPLLEGKYPIIGLYQALAVAAMCLQEEAATRPMMSDVVSALEYLAMAKDKVDGEAVEDKDREEEEEKSKI; via the exons ATGAAAACTTGCTTGTTCTGCTGTATGTCCGAGAGACGATTTACCAGACGATCATCATCGAGACAAAGCATCAAAGAATTTGACAACATCTCTTTTAAAACAG ATAGTAGTAGGCGAAGATACATATACGACGAGATAACAAAACTCGGGAGAAGGAACATCAGTGCTCAGATCTTTACATTCAAAGATCTTTGCGTCGCCACCAAGAACTTTGACCCTGAGAATCAGCTCGGTGAAGGCGGTTTCGGAAGGGTTTACAAAGGGTACATAGAAACCAATGATAAG GTTGTTGCAGTTAAGCAACTAGACAGGAATGGCTACCAAGGGAACAGAGAGTTCCTTGTTGAAGTCATGATGTTGGGTCTCTTACATCATCAAAACCTTGTTAATTTGGTTGGTTATTGCGCAGACGGTGATCAACGGATTCTTGTCTATGAATATATGCAAAATGGCTCATTAGAAGATCATCTTCTGG AATTGGTGCGGAACAAGAAGAAGCCGTTGGATTGGGACACAAGGATGAAAGTTGCAGCAGGAGCAGCGAGAGGGCTTGAGTATCTACACGAAACAGCTGATCCTCCTGTGATCTATAGAGACTTCAAGGCCTCCAACATATTGCTTGACGAAGAATTCAACCCGAAGCTTTCGGATTTCGGTTTAGCCAAAGTCGGTCCGACCGGTGGAGAGACTCACGTCTCGACCAGAGTGATGGGAACGTACGGCTACTGTGCGCCTGAGTATGCTCTCACCGGACAGCTCACTGTGAAGTCCGATGTGTACAGCTTCGGAGTAGTGTTCTTGGAGATGATCACAGGAAGAAGAGTGATCGACCCGACAAAACCAACTCAAGAAGAGAATCTAGTGACTTGG GCGAGTCCATTGTTTAGAGATAGGAGAAAGTTCACGCTAATGGCGGATCCTTTGCTTGAAGGGAAGTACCCGATAATAGGATTGTATCAAGCGCTTGCGGTTGCAGCCATGTGTCTTCAAGAAGAGGCAGCAACGAGACCAATGATGAGTGATGTGGTTAGTGCGCTCGAGTACTTAGCTATGGCCAAAGACAAAGTAGATGGAGAAGCTGTAGAAGACAAGG ACAGAGAAGAAGAAGAGGAAAAATCTAAGATTTAA
- the LOC106343981 gene encoding protein LHCP TRANSLOCATION DEFECT-like has protein sequence MASISSCTAPCASLFSSTTKPINSSSSSSSSSVRLSSRFLGTRVVKLSIRLGPSNGSRATCWFKFGKNGVDAENAGIYGSQSRDDFDRDDVEQYFNYMGMLAVEGTYDKMEALLNQNIHPVDILLMLAASEGDKPKIEELLRAGADYTVKDADGRTALDRASSEEIRDLILGSLTQKA, from the exons ATGGCTTCCATTTCATCATGCACAGCTCCTTGTGCGAGCTTATTCTCCTCTACCACCAAACCTATCAACAGTTCTTCTTCTTCTTCTTCCTCCTCAGTAAGGCTCTCCTCTCGGTTTCTTGGAACTCGGGTTGTGAAGCTCAGTATCCGACTCGGACCCTCCAATGGGTCTAGAGCCACTTGCTGGTTCAAGTTCGGAAAGAACGGCGTCGATGCTGAGAATGCTGGAATCTATGGCAGCCAATCACGTGATGATTTCGATAGAGACGATGTCGAACAG TATTTCAACTACATGGGGATGCTTGCGGTTGAAGGTACCTATGATAAGATGGAGGCTCTTCTAAACCAAAACATTCATCCTGTAGATATTCTTCTGATGTTAGCAGCCTCAGAAGGAGACAAGCCTAAGATAGAGGAGCTCCTCAGAGCCGGCGCTGACTACACTGTTAAGGACGCTGATGGAAGAACCGCTCTTGACAGAGCCAGCAGTGAGGAGATCCGTGATTTGATCCTTGGATCTCTCACTCAAAAGGCTTGA
- the LOC106343225 gene encoding protein disulfide-isomerase 5-3: MVSPTKLKSMDFYRKIPRDLTEASLSGAGLSIVAALIMMLLFGMELSSYLAVNTTTTVVVDKSADGDFLRIHFNISFPALSCEFASIDVSDVLGTNRLNITKTVRKFPIDPHLKTTGEEFHSGHGSHHINHGEEIKEEIPDGAVPLVSGSFDSFTKHFPLLIVNFNAPWCYWSNRLKPSWEKAASIIYHKYNPETDGRVLLGSVDCTEEAELCKRNHIQGYPSIRIFRKGSDLKEDHGHHEHESYYGDRDTDSVVKMVDELVAPIHPETHKLDLDGISNETLKHLKKAPVTGGCRVEGYVRVKKVPGNLIISAHSGAHSFDSSKMNMSHVVTHLSFGRMFSPRLLTDMRRLLPYIGQSHDKLDEKAFINQHEFGANVTIEHYLQVVKTEVITRRTAQEHSLVEEYEYTAHSSIAQTYYLPVAKFHYELSPMQIVITENPKSFSHFITNLCAIIGGVFTVAGILDSIFHNTIRLVKKVELGKNF; encoded by the exons ATGGTTTCCCCTACAAAACTCAAATCCATGGATTTCTACAG GAAAATCCCGAGAGATTTGACAGAGGCGTCTCTATCAGGCGCTGGCTTATCCATCGTTGCTGCCCTCATTATGATGCTTTTGTTCGGAATG GAGCTGAGTAGTTATTTGGCAGTCAACACTACCACAACTGTCGTCGTTGACAAGAGCGCTGATGGTGACTTCTTACGCATTCATTTCAACATCAG TTTTCCTGCCCTTTCATGTGAATTTGCATCCATTGATGTGAGTGACGTCTTGGGAACA AATAGGCTAAACATAACAAAAACAGTTCGCAAGTTTCCAATTGATCCACATTTAAAGACCACTGGTGAAGAGTTCCACTCGGGCCATGGATCACATCACATCAACCACGGAGAAGAAATTAAGGAAGAGATTCCTGATGGTGCCGTACCACTTGTCAGTGGTAGTTTTGATTCATTTACAAAACA CTTTCCTCTATTGATTGTTAACTTTAATGCACCATGGTGCTACTGGAGTAACCGTCTG AAACCGTCTTGGGAGAAAGCAGCTTCAATTATATACCACAA ATATAATCCTGAAACTGATGGACGTGTTCTTCTCGGAAGCGTTGATTGCACAGAAGAAGCTGAACTATGTAAGAG GAATCATATACAAGGCTATCCATCTATTCGGATTTTCCGCAAGGGCAGTGACCTTAA GGAGGACCATGGACATCACGAACATGAATCTTACTATGGAGATCGGGACACAGATAGTGTAGTTAAG ATGGTGGATGAACTGGTCGCACCTATCCACCCAGAGACTCACAAGCTAGATTTGGATGGTATATCCAATGAGACATTAAAACATCTTAAAAAGGCACCAGTTACTGGAGGTTGTAGAGTTGAAGGTTATGTGCGTGTAAAGAAG GTTCCAGGAAACCTTATTATCTCAGCTCATTCAGGAGCTCATTCGTTCGACTCTTCTAAAATGAACATGTCGCATGTTGTTACCCATCTTTCATTTGGGAGAATGTTTTCCCCTAGGCTGTTGACCGATATGAGGCGCTTGTTGCCATATATCGGCCAAAGCCATGACAAGCTCGATGAAAAAGCATTCATTAATCAACACGAGTTTGGTGCCAACGTTACT ATCGAGCACTACCTTCAAGTAGTCAAGACAGAGGTCATTACAAGAAGAACAGCTCAAGAACATTCATTGGTTGAGGAATATGAATACACCGCTCACAGCAGCATAGCTCAGACTTACTACTTACCGGTTGCAAAGTTTCACTATGAGCTCTCTCCCATGCAG ATTGTGATAACTGAAAACCCAAAGTCCTTCTCGCACTTCATCACAAACCTTTGCGCCATCATTGGTGGTGTTTTCACG GTAGCGGGAATACTAGATTCTATTTTCCACAATACAATAAGACTGGTGAAAAAGGTGGAGCTGGGGAAAAACTTTTGA
- the LOC106293603 gene encoding glycerophosphodiester phosphodiesterase GDPDL5, translating to MVFPRMVFLILINFFILQTASSSSWQTLHRKPPVVVARGGFSGLLPDSSENAYKLVNLTTSPEVTLWCDLQLTKDGAGICFPNLNLDNASNVKDVYPNHKEWLSVGFTWKELSTVTLKQGVFSRLQIFDDVSYILPVEEVAKLGTSGLWLNIQHSDFYAQHNLSMRKFVLSLSSHMKINFISSPDISFLKSVKKDFKPTKTKLIFRFLSQDQIDPFTNQSYASLAKNLTFIKTFASGILVPKSYIWPLSSDLYLQPHTSLVTDAHGQGLQVFASEFANDAVSAYNYSYDPTNEYLYFIDNGNFSVDGFLSDFPVTPYRAINCFSHLDKKKAKKQANITIISKDGASGDFSGGTDLAYEKAIRDGVDFIDCNVQMSKDKIPFCMSSIDLMNSTNVFYTSFRSLMSRAPEIQQGSRIFTFSLTMSEIQTLKPVISDPHRVYGLFRNPRNKNLGKFLTLSEFLLLPNRYSSLSGILIKIEYAAYLATHQGISIVDAVLDELKRATSQVLIQSTDKAVLMEFKEKGKMTNEELVYAVDEDIHDVTDSAIKDIKSFAGSIVISKKSVVPYSEGITRLEKETDVVPRLRSSGLRVYVETFSNEFITQPYDFFSDPTVEIDYFVRADNEIDGIITDFPATTSRYIKNQCYSKMEQIRTGELVSLANLEILSPAEAPYPLLLDSNVTEPPLPEVRSQPPAPAPAPAKANVKSKAKAVQVSSTVRAMVVLVSIFIVV from the exons ATGGTGTTCCCTAGGATGGTTTTTCTGATTCTGATCAACTTTTTCATTTTGCAGACTGCTTCATCAAGCTCTTGGCAGACATTGCATA GGAAGCCTCCGGTTGTGGTTGCTAGAGGAGGGTTCTCTGGTTTGCTTCCAGATTCCAGTGAAAATGCGTATAAGTTGGTGAACTTGACAACTTCTCCAGAGGTAACACTATGGTGTGACCTTCAGCTAACAAAGGACGGTGCCGGAATCTGCTTCCCAAACCTGAATCTTGATAACGCTTCTAATGTCAAGGACGTTTACCCAAATCACAAAGAATGGCTTTCTGTTGGTTTCACATGGAAGGAACTCTCTACCGTGACTT TGAAACAGGGTGTTTTCTCAAGACTACAAATCTTCGATGATGTTTCCTATATATTGCCTGTTGAAGAAGTAGCAAAACTAGGGACTTCAGGCCTTTGGTTAAACATTCAG CACAGTGATTTCTACGCGCAACACAATTTAAGCATGAGAAAATTTGTTCTGTCTCTATCAAGCCACATGAAAATCAACTTCATATCTTCTCCAGACATCAGTTTCCTGAAGAGCGTGAAAAAAGATTTCAAACCAACTAAGACAAAGCTCATCTTTAGGTTTTTGAGTCAAGACCAGATAGATCCCTTCACCAACCAATCTTACGCCTCTCTTGCCAAGAACCTAACCTTTATAAAAACTTTTGCATCTGGCATTCTTGTCCCAAAATCTTACATATGGCCCCTAAGTTCAGATCTTTACCTGCAACCCCACACGTCGCTTGTCACAGATGCTCATGGACAAGGCTTACAAGTTTTCGCATCGGAGTTTGCCAATGATGCCGTATCTGCGTATAACTACAGCTATGATCCAACGAATGAGTATTTATATTTCATTGACAATGGAAACTTCTCTGTTGATGGTTTCTTATCAGACTTTCCAGTGACTCCTTATAGAGCCATCA ATTGCTTCTCTCATTTAGACAAGAAAAAAGCTAAGAAGCAAG CTAATATAACTATTATCTCCAAGGATGGGGCCAGTGGAGACTTCTCTGGCGGTACTGACTTGGCATATGAGAAAGCTATTAGAGACGGCGTTGACTTTATTGATTGCAATGTCCAGATGTCCAAGGACAAGATCCCGTTTTGCATGAGCTCCATAGATCTTATGAACAGCACTAACGTCTTTTACACAAGCTTCAGAAGCCTGATGTCAAGAGCACCAGAGATTCAGCAGGGAAGTAGAATCTTCACTTTCAGCCTGACCATGTCTGAGATACAAACCTTAAAGC CTGTCATTTCTGATCCTCATAGGGTGTATGGTTTATTCAGAAACCCAAGAAACAAGAACCTTGGAAAGTTTCTTACATTATCTGAGTTCTTGTTACTTCCAAACCGCTACAGCTCTCTCTCAGGCATCTTGATAAAAATAGAG TATGCAGCATATCTAGCAACACATCAAGGAATCAGCATAGTTGATGCTGTACTAGATGAGTTGAAGAGAGCTACTAGTCAAGTATTGATCCAGTCTACTGATAAGGCTGTCTTGATGGAGTTCAAGGAGAAGGGGAAGATGACTAACGAAGAGCTGGTCTATGCAGTCGATGAAGACATCCATGATGTCACAGATTCCGCAATCAAAGACATCAAGAGTTTTGCAGGCTCCATTGTCATCAGTAAGAAGTCAGTTGTTCCCTACAGCGAAGGGATTACCAGGCTTGAGAAGGAAACAGATGTTGTCCCAAGGCTGAGATCAAGCGGTCTTCGTGTGTACGTTGAGACGTTTAGCAACGAGTTTATAACTCAGCCGTATGACTTTTTCTCTGATCCAACTGTGGAGATAGACTACTTTGTCCGAGCAGATAATGAGATCGATGGCATCATTACTGACTTCCCAGCGACCACTTCAAGATACATAA AGAACCAATGCTACAGCAAAATGGAGCAGATAAGAACCGGTGAGCTCGTATCTTTGGCTAATCTAGAGATTCTTTCACCAGCTGAAGCTCCATATCCACTACTACTTGACTCAAATGTCACGGAACCACCTCTGCCTGAAGTAAGAAGCCAGCCTCCTGCACCTGCACCAGCACCAGCAAAGGCAAATGTGAAGTCAAAGGCAAAAGCAGTACAAGTTTCCTCTACGGTTAGAGCCATGGTGGTTCTTGTGAGCATCTTTATCGTAGTTTAG
- the LOC106293062 gene encoding protein FATTY ACID EXPORT 6, whose translation MHDFCFTIPYGMLLIGGGFIGYMKKGSITSFAGGAVAGLLLILAGYLSLKAFEMKKNSSIAVVLQTVISAALTLVMGQRYLLTQKVMPAGLVAGISALMTCFYVYKIATGGNKISSKTE comes from the exons ATGCATGATTTCTGCTTCACAATACCCTATGGGATGCTCCTAATCGGCGGTGGATTCATCGGGTACATGAAGAAAGGAAGCATCACATCTTTCGCCGGAGGTGCAGTCGCTGGCTTGTTACTCATTCTCGCTGGATATCTCAGTCTCAAAGCTTTCGAGATGAAGAAAAATTCTTCCATCGCTGTTGTTCTTCAGACAG TAATCTCAGCTGCTCTCACACTAGTCATGGGACAGCGTTACTTGCTCACTCAAAAGGTTATGCCGGCTGGTCTAGTTGCTGGGATCAG TGCTCTCATGACCTGTTTTTACGTATACAAGATCGCTACTGGTGGCAATAAGATCTCATCAAAAACTGAATGA
- the LOC106295508 gene encoding DNA polymerase I B, chloroplastic/mitochondrial: MGVSLRHFSPSSFWVSGRPRASSSVLSLLVPRHRILTRKVVITNGNARYCSASASGGSHGFQHSGRQGSSSTVEFSGEWKLSVGSKTAIMVPPTVKLTGAVSAWRKGEVNQDDASGNGSNYFRSFVPKIDYGNYQTLDNQLESRGDVVTTVDRELNGFAQQKSQRGPLVALPREKIDDKNTVSISKVGKRTDLSKVRANLTKIYNKVRVVDSVSTAKEIVTKLVNQYRDLVHACDTEVSRIDVKSETPVDHGELICFSIYCGSEADFGDGKSCIWVDVLGENGKDVLAEFKPFFEDSSIKKVWHNYSFDNHIIRNYGINLSGFHGDTMHMARLWDSSRQTSGGYSLEALTSDPRVLGGTDTKEEAELFGKVSMKTIFGKGKLKKDGTEGKVVVIPPVEELQKDDREAWISYSALDSISTLKLYESMKKQLQAKKWFLDGKLVSGKNMFDFYQEFWQPFGELLAKMEAEGMLIDREYLAQIEVVAKAEQEVAVSRFRSWASKHCPDAKHMNVGSDTQLRQLFFGGISNSCSGEDLPYEKLFKVPNVDNVIEEGKKRATKFRNIKLHRISDNPLPTEKFTASGWPSVSGATLKALAGKVSAAYDFTEVAADDNSLEENMGGDEEFMSLPDEILETENSDTSAFGTAFDAFGGGESGKEACHAIASLCEVCSIDSLISNFILPLQGSNVSGKDGRVHCSLNINTETGRLSARRPNLQNQPALEKDRYKIRQAFIASPGNSLIVADYGQLELRILAHLARCKSMMEAFVAGGDFHSRTAMNMYPHIREAVENGQVLLEWHPQPGQEKPPVPLLKDAFASERRKAKMLNFSIAYGKTAIGLSRDWKVSVEEAQETVNLWYNDRQEVRKWQELRKKEAIQNGYVLTLLGRARKFPAYRSRAQKNHIERAAINTPVQGSAADVAMCAMLEITTNERLNELGWKLLLQVHDEVILEGPSESAELAKSIVVDCMCKPFNGKNILSVDLSVDAKCAQNWYAAK; encoded by the exons ATGGGGGTCTCTCTCCGCCACTTTTCTCCCTCTTCTTTCTGGGTCTCGGGCCGTCCTCGCGCTTCTTCTTCCGTTCTTTCGTTACTCGTTCCTCGCCATAGAATCCTTACCAG AAAAGTAGTTATCACAAATGGAAATGCTAGATATTGCAGTGCTTCAGCTTCTGGTGGTTCCCATGGGTTTCAGCATTCAGGTCGTCAAGGGTCTTCTTCTACTGTTGAGTTTAGCGGAGAGTGGAAACTTAGTGTTGGATCTAAGACTGCCATAATGGTTCCACCAACTGTGAAACTAACCGGTGCTGTAAGTGCTTGGAGAAAAGGGGAAGTCAATCAGGATGATGCTTCTGGTAACGGCAGTAACTATTTCAGAAGCTTCGTCCCAAAGATAGATTATGGAAACTACCAGACCTTGGATAACCAGCTAGAATCCAGAGGTGACGTTGTTACCACGGTTGATAGAGAGTTGAATGGCTTTGCGCAACAGAAGAGTCAAAGAGGACCTCTCGTAGCGTTGCCAAGGGAGAAGATAGATGACAAGAATACGGTATCCATTTCCAAAGTGGGAAAACGGACCGACCTGTCCAAAGTCCGTGCGAACCTTACAAAAATATATAATAAGGTTCGTGTTGTGGATAGTGTGTCTACCGCAAAGGAAATTGTGACTAAGCTCGTGAATCAATATAGGGATCTCGTCCATGCGTGCGATACAGAG GTGTCGAGGATTGATGTGAAGAGTGAAACACCTGTGGACCATGGCGAGCTTATATGTTTCAGTATATATTGTGGATCAGAAGCTGACTTTGGAGATGGAAAGTCATGTATATGGGTGGATGTTCTTGGCGAAAATGGCAAGGATGTCTTGGCTGAGTTTAAGCCATTTTTCGAAGACTCATCCATAAAAAAA GTATGGCATAACTACAGCTTTGATAACCACATTATAAGAAATTACGGAATCAACCTTTCTGGTTTTCATGGTGATACAATGCACATGGCACGATTGTGGGATTCGTCTAGACAGACATCGGGTGGTTATTCGCTGGAAGCACTCACAAGTGACCCAAGAGTTCTTGGGGGAACTGATACAAAGGAGGAAGCAGAACTATTCGGTAAAGTATCAATGAAGACGATCTTCGGCAAGGGGAAACTGAAGAAAGATGGAACCGAGGGGAAAGTGGTGGTCATCCCACCTGTTGAAGAGCTGCAAAAGGATGATCGAGAAGCTTGGATTTCGTACTCTGCACTGGATTCCATAAGCACACTAAAGCTTTACGAGAGCATGAAGAAACAACTGCAAGCGAAGAAATGGTTTCTTGATGGGAAGCTGGTTTCGGGAAAGAACATGTTTGACTTTTACCAAGAGTTTTGGCAACCTTTCGGTGAGCTTCTTGCTAAAATGGAAGCGGAGGGGATGCTAATAGATAGGGAGTATCTTGCGCAGATTGAGGTTGTAGCCAAGGCAGAACAGGAAGTTGCTGTTTCTAGGTTCCGGAGTTGGGCCTCGAAGCATTGTCCTGATGCAAAGCATATGAATGTTGGCAGTGATACGCAATTGAGACAGCTCTTTTTCGGTGGCATTTCTAACAG TTGTAGTGGTGAGGATCTTCCATATGAAAAGCTGTTCAAAGTCCCCAATGTTGATAACGTGATTGAAGAAGGCAAAAAAAGAGCCACAAAGTTCCGGAACATCAAACTGCATAGGATTAGTGACAATCCTCTGCCTACTGAAAAGTTCACCGCCTCAGGGTGGCCTTCTGTTAGTGGAGCTACTTTGAAAGCCTTAGCTGGGAAAGTCTCTGCAGCTTACGACTTTACAGAGGTCGCTGCAGATGATAATTCTCTAGAAGAAAACATGGGAGGAGATGAGGAGTTTATGTCGCTACCAGATGAAATTTTGGAAACGGAGAACTCAGATACATCTGCTTTTGGAACAGCGTTTGATGCGTTTGGTGGGGGTGAAAGTGGAAAAGAGGCTTGCCATGCAATTGCTTCATTATGCGAAGTTTGCTCCATTGATTCTTTAATATCAAATTTTATTCTTCCTCTGCAG GGAAGTAATGTGTCAGGCAAAGATGGTCGTGTCCACTGCTCCCTGAATATCAACACTGAAACTGGGAGGTTGTCAGCTAGAAGGCCAAATTTGCAG AACCAACCTGCGTTGGAGAAAGATCGGTACAAGATCCGTCAGGCCTTTATAGCATCTCCTGGAAATTCTCTTATTGTTGCTGACTATGGGCAG CTGGAACTTAGGATTCTGGCACATCTTGCTCGCTGCAAAAGCATGATGGAAGCTTTCGTGGCCGGTGGTGACTTCCACTCGAGAACTGCCATGAATATGTATCCACATATTCGTGAAGCTGTCGAAAATGGTCAAGTGCTCCTTGAATGGCATCCCCAACCTGGACAGGAGAAGCCACCAGTGCCATTATTAAAG GACGCCTTTGCTTCTGAGAGAAGAAAAGCTAAGATGCTCAACTTTTCGATTGCGTATGGGAAGACTGCTATTGGGCTTTCTAGAGACTGGAAG GTTTCGGTAGAAGAAGCTCAAGAGACGGTTAATCTCTGGTATAATGACAGACAAGAAGTCCGGAAATGGCAAGAACTACGCAAGAAAGAAGCTATACAAAATGGGTATGTGCTGACTTTGTTGGGAAGGGCTCGTAAGTTCCCTGCGTACCGTTCACGTGCCCAAAAGAACCATATCGAACGAGCAGCAATCAACACTCCTGTTCAG GGAAGTGCGGCTGATGTTGCTATGTGCGCTATGCTGGAGATAACAACAAATGAACGTTTAAACGAGCTTGGTTGGAAGCTGCTTCTACAA GTTCATGATGAAGTAATCTTGGAAGGACCAAGTGAATCAGCCGAGTTAGCTAAATCCATAGTTGTGGACTGCATGTGTAAACCTTTCAACGGCAAGAACATTCTCTCAGTCGATTTGTCTGTTGATGCCAAGTGTGCTCAGAACTGGTATGCTGCTAAGTAA